GGGCGGAAGAAATCTCTTCTATAGAGGGAATGAGAGAATGCGTCTGTAGTTTGACACCATCTGAGTCATATGTATCGGTAACGATACCCAAGTGAACGCGTCCGACATATTCTTTTTCCTGTCCCATCAAATGATCGGAAAATTTTGTATAATTTCTCCCGATCAACATGACCATCACTCCGGTTGCAAAGGGGTCTAAGGTTCCCGCATGTCCAATTTTTTTGACACCAAGAAGTCTTCTCAGCTTTCGAACAAGGGTGAAAGCTGTTATGCCTACGGGTTTATTGATGGGTAGAATTCCTTCAGAAGAGGGTGTCGTCTGCAGCTTTAGGAGGGATTCTTGAGTCTTGCTCTTCATGAATTTCTTGTAGGAGTTCTTCAATTCTCATCACCTTGTCAACGGTATCGTCGATGATAAATCGGAGAGCAGGAAAAAATCTCATGACGACCTTTTTTGAGGCGTTAATTCCAATAAATCCCGATGCCGTTGTCAAAGCTTTGAGAGTTTTCTGTTTGGTATCTTCGTCACCGATGATGCTAATATAGACTTTAGCATGACGGAGATCTTTTGAGATGTCGACACGAG
This genomic window from Waddlia chondrophila WSU 86-1044 contains:
- the rbfA gene encoding 30S ribosome-binding factor RbfA, which gives rise to MTKQRIDRLNSLLKEVISEVIRKDVDNPEVGEFVSVTRVDISKDLRHAKVYISIIGDEDTKQKTLKALTTASGFIGINASKKVVMRFFPALRFIIDDTVDKVMRIEELLQEIHEEQDSRIPPKAADDTLF